In uncultured Cohaesibacter sp., a genomic segment contains:
- the ilvN gene encoding acetolactate synthase small subunit, whose protein sequence is MQQGSAYFIEEVSTVEETHTLSVLVDNEPGVLARVIGLFSGRGYNIDSLTVSETSHEEHISRITIVTTATPQVLQQIRSQLGRLVPVHEVADLSTFENTPLERELALIKVAGKGDKRVEALRLADAFRATVIDATAEHFVFEITGRKHKIEQFITIMQPLGLVEVCRTGVVALRRGQEKT, encoded by the coding sequence ATGCAACAGGGATCTGCCTATTTCATTGAAGAAGTCTCGACCGTTGAAGAAACCCATACCTTGTCTGTCCTGGTGGACAACGAGCCGGGGGTGCTGGCGCGCGTGATCGGCCTTTTTTCCGGACGGGGATATAACATCGACTCGCTCACCGTGTCTGAAACCTCGCATGAGGAGCATATTTCCCGCATTACCATCGTGACCACCGCAACGCCTCAGGTGTTGCAGCAGATCCGCTCGCAATTGGGGCGACTGGTGCCGGTGCATGAGGTGGCGGACCTGTCCACTTTCGAGAATACGCCGCTTGAGCGGGAACTTGCCCTGATCAAGGTCGCTGGCAAGGGTGACAAAAGAGTGGAAGCCCTCAGATTGGCTGATGCATTTCGTGCTACGGTGATTGATGCTACGGCAGAGCATTTCGTGTTCGAGATTACTGGTCGCAAGCACAAGATCGAGCAGTTTATCACGATCATGCAGCCGCTCGGGCTGGTCGAGGTATGCCGCACCGGTGTGGTTGCCTTGCGGCGCGGACAAGAAAAGACCTGA